A section of the Serratia liquefaciens ATCC 27592 genome encodes:
- the pyk gene encoding pyruvate kinase, which produces MSRRLRRTKIVTTLGPATDRDNNLEKIIAAGANVVRLNFSHGTAEDHQARADKVREIAAKLGRHVAILGDLQGPKIRVSTFKEGKIFLNIGDKFLLDANMAKGEGDKEKVGIDYKGLPADVVPGDVLLLDDGRVQLKVLEVQGMKVFTEVTVGGPLSNNKGINKLGGGLSAEALTEKDKADIVTAAKIGVDYLAVSFPRTGEDLNYARRLARDAGCHAKIVSKVERAEAVCSDEAMDDIILASDVVMVARGDLGVEIGDPELVGIQKKLIRRARTLNRAVITATQMMESMITNPMPTRAEVMDVANAVLDGTDAVMLSAETAAGQYPAETVAAMARVCLGAEKIPSINVSKHRLDVQFDNIEEAIAMSSMYAANHLKGVTALIAMTESGRTALMMSRISSGLPIFAMSRHEHTLNLTALYRGVTPVYFDSHNDGVIAANDAVNRLRDKGFLVSGDLVIVTQGDVMETVGTTNTSRILRVE; this is translated from the coding sequence ATGTCCAGACGGCTCAGAAGAACCAAAATTGTTACCACCCTGGGTCCGGCTACTGACCGCGACAATAATCTGGAAAAGATCATTGCCGCAGGCGCAAACGTAGTTCGGCTAAACTTTTCCCACGGCACGGCAGAAGATCATCAGGCTCGCGCCGACAAAGTGCGCGAAATCGCTGCCAAGTTGGGACGTCACGTCGCTATTCTGGGTGACCTGCAAGGGCCGAAAATTCGTGTTTCCACCTTTAAGGAAGGCAAAATCTTCCTTAACATCGGTGATAAATTCCTGCTCGATGCCAACATGGCCAAGGGCGAAGGCGATAAAGAAAAGGTCGGTATCGACTATAAAGGCCTGCCTGCCGACGTGGTGCCGGGCGACGTACTGCTGCTGGACGACGGCCGCGTACAGTTGAAAGTGCTCGAAGTTCAGGGCATGAAAGTCTTTACCGAAGTGACCGTTGGCGGCCCGCTGTCCAACAACAAAGGCATTAACAAACTGGGTGGCGGCCTGTCCGCAGAAGCCCTTACCGAGAAAGACAAGGCCGATATCGTCACCGCGGCAAAAATCGGCGTCGATTATCTGGCGGTTTCCTTCCCGCGCACCGGCGAAGATCTGAACTATGCCCGCCGTCTGGCGCGCGATGCTGGCTGTCACGCCAAGATCGTTTCCAAGGTTGAGCGTGCCGAAGCCGTCTGCAGCGACGAAGCCATGGATGACATCATTCTGGCCTCCGACGTAGTGATGGTTGCCCGTGGCGATCTGGGCGTCGAAATCGGCGATCCTGAACTGGTCGGCATCCAGAAAAAGCTGATCCGCCGTGCTCGCACCCTGAACCGTGCCGTGATCACCGCGACCCAGATGATGGAGTCGATGATCACCAACCCGATGCCGACCCGCGCCGAGGTAATGGACGTGGCGAACGCCGTGCTGGACGGCACCGACGCCGTGATGCTGTCTGCCGAAACCGCCGCGGGTCAATACCCGGCCGAAACCGTAGCCGCAATGGCGCGCGTTTGCCTGGGCGCGGAGAAGATCCCAAGCATCAATGTCTCCAAGCACCGCCTGGACGTACAGTTCGACAACATTGAAGAGGCTATCGCCATGTCTTCAATGTACGCAGCCAACCACCTGAAAGGTGTTACCGCGCTGATTGCCATGACCGAATCCGGCCGTACCGCACTGATGATGTCACGCATCAGCTCCGGCTTGCCTATCTTCGCCATGTCGCGCCATGAACACACGCTGAACCTGACCGCACTCTATCGCGGCGTGACCCCGGTGTACTTCGACAGCCATAACGACGGTGTTATCGCCGCCAATGACGCGGTTAACCGCCTGCGTGATAAAGGCTTCCTGGTCTCGGGTGACCTGGTGATCGTCACCCAGGGTGACGTGATGGAAACCGTTGGCACCACCAACACCAGCCGTATTCTGCGCGTCGAGTAA
- a CDS encoding leucine-rich repeat domain-containing protein, with the protein MLHQHPQQNRTAQSLDLDGQGLENLDDTCLQGNSLLKISLYNNRLRQFPRQILQHADLQVLNISCNQLSELPTEIGLLKQLAMLDCGHNQANQIPAGIGELRELTYLYLSDNAFRDLPLELGRLHKLRYLNATDNQLSELPTAIVQLGALQELRLYNNQIALLPETFGQLTALRELHLMNNRLVALPEQIAQLSALRVLDVENNAISQLPTTLGRLANLTHLNLRTNRLQQLPTSFGQLKALTTLDLRANRLSALPDSLAELTQLQRLDLRWNNFAEMPAVLEPLIAQGCLVHI; encoded by the coding sequence ATGCTTCATCAACACCCACAGCAAAACCGCACGGCACAAAGTCTGGATCTGGACGGTCAGGGGCTGGAAAATCTGGACGATACCTGTCTACAAGGCAACTCACTGCTAAAAATCAGTCTGTATAACAATCGGCTTCGGCAATTCCCACGGCAGATTTTGCAGCATGCCGATCTGCAGGTATTGAACATCTCTTGCAACCAACTCAGCGAACTGCCAACTGAAATAGGCCTGTTGAAACAGCTGGCCATGCTCGATTGCGGCCATAACCAGGCCAACCAGATACCGGCCGGGATCGGTGAGCTGCGTGAACTGACTTATTTATACCTCAGCGATAACGCCTTTCGCGATCTGCCCCTCGAACTGGGGCGGTTACATAAACTGCGGTATTTGAATGCGACAGATAACCAACTGAGCGAATTGCCTACGGCAATCGTGCAACTCGGCGCGCTGCAGGAACTGCGGCTTTACAATAACCAGATTGCCTTGTTGCCTGAGACGTTCGGCCAGTTGACCGCCCTGCGGGAACTGCACCTGATGAATAATCGTCTGGTTGCACTACCAGAGCAAATAGCCCAACTCTCTGCGCTGAGGGTGCTGGATGTGGAAAATAACGCTATCAGCCAGCTGCCAACCACTTTGGGTCGGCTGGCCAACCTGACTCACCTCAACCTCAGAACCAACCGCCTGCAACAGCTACCGACGTCTTTTGGTCAGCTTAAGGCACTAACCACGTTGGATCTGCGCGCTAACCGCCTAAGCGCCCTGCCTGACAGCCTGGCCGAGTTAACCCAGTTACAGCGGTTGGATCTGCGCTGGA